A genomic window from Silurus meridionalis isolate SWU-2019-XX chromosome 21, ASM1480568v1, whole genome shotgun sequence includes:
- the notchl gene encoding neurogenic locus notch homolog protein 1 yields MVLVEDLLIFMLWPISSLCHGFALFKPSPNDHWSSCPTDKMCKTKFGNGVCDAECSGSQCLKDGFDCVKPREACNSRYIQYCLNHFDNTNCDMGCNTAPCGWDGLDCIKNFKKQRPNWAKGSLIVHTAIPFQKMPLENSSLLWALSVLLQTSVKLRGVVPLKPSDDFFAMDADQLIELHQQVPNYKSNRSLLFLQVDNRPCSELSHTCFPYASEAADFLNVLMILGQAPSYVAPYIHMLISIRGINKEITLTEPPTQDGSPPWLWPVVGIAVGIGVSLAVVALAMMVWFWRRRQRRERGDRVHHRSTATGNNDESEVWTQRSAEQNKRNGRIAREKDRNGVKKKKKKGKDLGKKRREPLGEDAIRMRPLKKTLDIGSDTDVTQSSMEDISRTICDHRSPDQKHFNNSHQQVPISPPRRWDRNSIATHMRTPSNSTPVQWCGPDGSVVLIRAVRSGLDRVVLELLRAGVPVNNTDHTGRSALHWACSVNHLSLARTLIRYGAAVDMQDHKGETALFLSALHGCYDTARFLLLNGANQELMDRRGRRPIDVAQEGYHHQIFELLLGYRVHQSPLPVAPATEVLWDDRTYMYSPWAASPPCLPGRSASFSGVVGPRDLSSPQPSDWQYVQAQSWRPMTTHSTTALVSPRVLSRTSRPISTLQEVTSEAEEEEREAAHQVHRAMTPNILCPQPAPRQRSFSCTQPALQRRFSANQPEPVVNVLPETLPNEQVEIVVVPHPKPSTSQSESRSAGMECNTDSGRERKKSNKSKSQSEVVNTEAMSVQTVM; encoded by the exons ATGGTCCTGGTGGAGGATCTTCTGATCTTTATGTTATGGCCCATCAGCAGTTTATGTCATG GGTTTGCTCTCTTTAAACCATCGCCAAATGACCACTGGAGCAGCTGTCCTACAGACAAAATGTGCAAAACTAAGTTTgggaatggtgtgtgtgatgcggAATGCTCCGGCTCCCAGTGCCTGAAAGACGGTTTCGACTGCGTTAAACCCAGAGAGGCTTGCAA CTCCCGTTACATTCAGTACTGCCTTAACCACTTCGACAACACTAACTGTGATATGGGCTGCAACACTGCCCCCTGTGGTTGGGACGGATTAGACTgtataaaaaactttaaaaaacagCGACCCAATTGGGCCAAAGGATCTCTGATAGTGCATACAGCGATTCCTTTCCAGAAAATGCCATTAGAGAACAGTTCATTACTTTGGGCTCTTAGCGTCCTGCTCCAGACCAGCGTCAAACTGAGAGGGGTGGTGCCTCTTAAGCCCAGTGATGATTTCTTTGCTATGGATGCTGATCAGCTGATAGAGCTGCACCAACAAGTACCTAACTACAAGAGCAACAG gTCATTACTGTTCCTACAAGTGGATAACAGGCCATGCTCCGAGTTATCTCACACTTGTTTCCCCTATGCATCCGAGGCAGCTGATTTCCTGAATGTCTTGATGATATTGGGCCAAGCCCCATCCTACGTCGCACCATATATCCACATGCTCATTAGCATCCGGGGCATCAATAAGGAGATCACACTGACAGAGCCTCCCACCCAGGATG GTTCTCCTCCATGGCTGTGGCCCGTGGTTGGTATTGCAGTGGGCATCGGGGTATCGCTGGCTGTTGTGGCACTGGCCATGATGGTATGGTTCTGGAGAAGACGGCAGAGGAGAGAACGAGGAGACAGAGTGCATCATAGGTCTACTGCAACTGGAAACAATGATGAGAGTGAAGTCTGGACACAGCGCTCCGCTGAGCAGAACAAAAGGAACGGAAGGATAGCAAGGGAGAAGGACAGAAATggtgtaaagaaaaagaagaagaaagggaaGGACTTAGGAAAGAAGCGTAGGGAACCCCTCGGAGAGGATGCCATTCGGATGAG GCCTCTTAAAAAGACCTTGGACATTGGCAGTGACACGGACGTGACCCAGAGCTCAATGGAGGACATCAGCAGGACAATCTGTGACCACAGATCTCCAGATCAGAAACATTTCAACAACAGTCACCAGCAAGTCCCTATAA GTCCGCCTAGACGGTGGGACAGGAACTCCATTGCTACACATATGAGGACGCCAAGCAAT TCAACCCCAGTGCAGTGGTGTGGACCTGATGGTTCTGTGGTTCTGATCCGAGCTGTGAGAAGTGGCCTTGATCGAGTGGTGCTGGAACTGCTCAGAGCTGGAGTGCCGGTCAATAACACCGACCACACCG GGAGATCCGCCCTGCACTGGGCATGCTCAGTGAACCACCTTTCATTAGCAAGGACGCTGATACGTTATGGTGCTGCTGTGGACATGCAGGACCATAAG GGTGAGACGGCTCTGTTTCTTTCTGCTCTCCACGGCTGCTATGATACCGCCAGATTCCTACTTCTAAATGGTGCCAATCAAGAACTGATGGACCGCAGGGGGCGTCGGCCAATAGATGTGGCCCAGGAAGGATACCATCATCAGATCTTTGAGCTTTTATTAGGCTACAGGGTTCACCAGAGCCCGTTACCTGTGGCCCCAGCTACCGAGGTGCTTTGGGATGATCGCACTTACATGTATTCCCCGTGGGCGGCATCGCCCCCATGTCTGCCAGGAAGAAGTGCCTCCTTTTCTGGGGTTGTTGGACCGAGGGACCTGTCTTCACCCCAGCCCAG TGACTGGCAATATGTTCAGGCCCAAAGCTGGCGGCCAATGACAACCCATTCCACGACGGCACTGGTCAGCCCCAGGGTTCTCAGTCGGACATCCCGTCCAATCAGCACACTCCAGGAAGTGACCTCAGaagctgaagaagaagaaagagaagcagcTCACCAAGTCCACAGAGCAATGACACCCAACATCCTGTGTCCTCAGCCGGCACCCCGGCAGCGTTCGTTCTCCTGCACTCAGCCAGCTCTCCAGCGTCGCTTCAGTGCCAACCAACCAGAGCCGGTTGTCAATGTCCTACCTGAAACACTACCTAATGAGCAAGTGGAAATAGTGGTTGTGCCCCATCCTAAGCCAAGtaccagccaatcagagagcagAAGTGCAGGGATGGAGTGTAACACAGACTctgggagagagaggaagaagagtAACAAGTCCAAATCTCAAAGCGAGGTGGTTAATACTGAGGCCATGTCAGTACAGACTGTTATGTGA